TTAGAGGGCAGCATGTCAGCCAAGGGTGTATCTAATTTACGTTCCGCCGCTAATAAATTCATCAATTAGTTTCGCAAAAACTTTACATGTTTTACGAACTTACCTTTCTCGTGTTTTGTATCAGAATCCATCCCACTATCCGAACCACTCTTGCCCGGCAGATCTTGTATATTATTCCGTAAGGGTATGCTGGGAGGAGGCATTAATTCCTTATCATCTTTGTTAATAGCTTGAACAGTTGAAGCCGGTATAGCTTCTTCTAAATCTTGCATACCATTAGAAGATCCTTCCTTATCCTCCGATTTCTGTGTTGGAGGAGTCTTGGGGCAATCTTCCGATAACTCTGTTATATCCGAATAATCCACGGCATCAGCATCTTTAATAATTTCACCATTTTCATCTTCTTGTTCACTTTTAGGATCTAAAAGACCCGACTTTAAAGCATCAAAATCACTCAATGGCTTTTTGGTTTCTTCCACTTCCTTATGTTTTTCTTCCGTTTCCTCATCCTCTTCGTCATCCACGTCTTCCCTTTCTATTACTTCATTTAACATCGAATGTAAACCCATTCTATGGACAAAACAAATGGATTAAATATAGGTATAAtagttaaaaataatgttaactTACTTGGCCAATGAACCCAAATGTTCTCTAAATTCTGAATCAAAGGCTCCGCCACCATCATCATCCATTAATTTACCCTCCGAATCGATATTACCAAAAAGAATTCCCGTTAAATCCATTCCAAAGCCACCTTCGCCTCCTTGTTGACTACTTTGGCTACCGCCATCCTCATTGCCAATGATGGAGCCATCATCATCACTGTCGGTATCCATACTTTTAATATTATTGCTTCTTCTTGTTTATCTTTTTGCCTGTGGTGGAGTCTCAAAACTTTGCAGGTATTTTGTCGTTATTTAGGTTAAATACtaagattttttaacaaattttactgTTTTTATTATCAACATATATTATTGTAGTTCTTATTATATTTATCTgcaaaatattccaaatattcggtgaaaagttaaaaatatgCGGTGTTTTTCttacaattacaattaaaatgaaaaaaaaatatcaaaatacataaaacGTCAAATTATCTGGGTTTACACACAATCATGAATAATATACATCCGTTAACTCTATAATGCTACTACTATTAGTAGCAAATTGAGGGTGGCATGAGCGGCCGACATCagcaaaaccatttttatatatgaagtTTTTTCGATTTAGATTTGGTGGGTCATCAGCCAAACACAttcccaaggcgaatttatacaaggtggagtcagtcaatcagctgattactcttttttcgcttgtttggttctaacatctgtcaaagcttgtttttatgcttcaatatctatatattctaagctaattaacaacatatttatattttgcataaagaATTAAAGCCCTcaatattgaattattaaactatatttagtttcaatacatatttgtttagtttttaatttctgttttttgacatttgttaagaccatttgttgttttttttgaactaccaccaccttgtatgaattcgccttgcacATTCCCATAAGAATTATCCATGCGTGAGCATGTGAGCCGCTGATGTCAGCAGGAGTATAAAGTTGCCAGATTGATATTTCTGGTGTAGATATCTACTCCACTCACAATACAACCGTGTGTAACACAAACtgtcaacaaaacaaaacaaaattgcgcgttcaatttaaagtaattttataaagtcaaaagaaaaacctaaaatatttattaattttaaaacaattatgagTAAATACGATTTTGCTAGACGATTAAAGCGCATTGTGCATGAGGAATGTGAAATTGTTAAAGTTGAAACGAAGATAGCTCATAAAAGTGCTAATTACTTTCAACAAATGTGTAAGTGGCAAAGAACAAACAagtcagttttttattttatgctatatatactttttattcCAGCTTCTTTAAAAACTATACTGGCCAAACAAGAGCTAGAAATATCCAATTATAGAAAagaagtaaataaattaaaatgtgaaaacgtgaaattagaaaattgtaaacaaaaagaGGAAGAGCGTCTGTGTGCAATAATACAAAATGTGGAAAAAATGCAGAACGAATATCAACGGACACTTCAAGAGCAAATAGAACAAAGACGGACGGCGCTATTGCAAATGGATTggtaaatgtttattatttgatATTCAAACGTTtgagtaattttaaataatatttgataattttagcATACGTAGCATTAAACAGGCCACCCAAACTTACATCAATTTGGATGCTTTGCCTCAGCTTATACAGGGCGTGACCATATGTGAGCAAGAAACGTCCAGTGAGTGGAAACCGTTCCGTATTGATCCTTCAAAATATACACTAGAAGAAGTACAAGACATAATTTGGTGTGATTCAAAAGTGGATTTAATTCACAGAGAAACGtgggaaaaattattattgggTGATATTTTACCTGATACGAGTAAAAATATGGAAACTGGAAGTGATAATGTAACAATGGTTATATAGAAGATAATATTAGtatgtaaatataattattttatattaaagttaattaattaaaagtagaaataaacaaattaacctCATCATTAACCGTAAATCGATTACACCCTCCGATTTTTATgctgaaatcgatttttgacaacgattaattacactgtccaacaaattgagactgtTTGCTTGGAACataatagcgaccctataattctgaaataaTTATTATGGCCAGAGTTATATctaaaaaagatcgagcaaaattaaataaacctaaataactctcgacctaaataactcttgacattcggatcataaaaagatttttggtgatttttttttttaaatgtgagatCCAAGGTGTTctgtgtaattttgctaattaagcgtaaatagCTTTATTTATAACTTTGCTATCTTTTGTGACCCCtactgaaattttccgggaaaatttttcgtagaatattttaatcctaaaTGTCCAttttaaaaggactttttttggattttctcgaaaaaaggttcaaattgacccctaaagggAGAAGCTAGAAtattaagatcttccacaaaaattatgcccataaaattccacaatataattccGTCCATAAGAATTCttttagacattaacttacaacattttcaaaaaatgaaaactttgacccactgtaaaaaaattcagaccagctataagtttattctacaaaaactatctactcaacatgccctttcagaattatagttccgctattctgttccaaaaatgctgtaggacagtgttattagaaattttttttccataaaatgttTGTGAAATTGTCAAACTGATGTAACACATATACATATCGccatctaaaatgcaaaataacgtaacatcacttttcataaatttataggagaagcaaaaaacggtataaaatgaaaactacttgagatattgaaacaaaattttcaaatctgaccagacttcctgttaatgggggttagaagtagaaataataaacaaattagggccattattacaagttgcctttatgttcgtaatagtaaaagttagctttttctatttcttaaagttaccttttacTATGTATTACGAACATAAaggtaagttgtaataatggcccctAACCTCAtcattaataacaaaatattaaccGTAAATCGATTACACCCTCCGATTCCTATGCtgaaatcgggaaaaataaaactcctcaaatgactttttttatgacggaaaaaataaaagtcctcaaatgagtttttttatgacgggtatttaaaaactcttttttaagagtttcatgcgaacttttacgttgaaaaattactgttttagatggatttttatttttaaagtcacaaaataactgttataaaataccTTTTTTGATATCAGTTACGGTccctaaaaattttccaaaaaattaaaaaaaaattaatgttgtttacctaaaatatttaaaatttgtatttgttttttgtaataaccctctaaccggcaaggctgcctttaggcggggtatgttaaatgtatgtaatgctgctttatttgcttatttctcccgttataacggtaaatatgtgtaaagagactaacaatttacttattgtgataaatatgGACGTgtacttgtcttttgtttttttattccaacgtattttttttttattcaaacaataacctggtatatttgtttacctcaaaataaaattggccggttagagggatAAGATTGTATttaataagattcggcacagccgaatatagctcttgtACATGTTAGTTTGTGCTAATGTGCTCTTTTACTATATTACCAGACCAAGTCTA
The nucleotide sequence above comes from Calliphora vicina chromosome 1, idCalVici1.1, whole genome shotgun sequence. Encoded proteins:
- the Spc25 gene encoding kinetochore protein Spc25, encoding MSKYDFARRLKRIVHEECEIVKVETKIAHKSANYFQQMSSLKTILAKQELEISNYRKEVNKLKCENVKLENCKQKEEERLCAIIQNVEKMQNEYQRTLQEQIEQRRTALLQMDCIRSIKQATQTYINLDALPQLIQGVTICEQETSSEWKPFRIDPSKYTLEEVQDIIWCDSKVDLIHRETWEKLLLGDILPDTSKNMETGSDNVTMVI